A stretch of the Dyella telluris genome encodes the following:
- a CDS encoding SPFH domain-containing protein — MNALITLVVLALIATFVTAIKRVPADQVHSLYRRGKPYRLLQPGTHMALPLIDRVEHRINLSGQVLRFEEPLPHAHDADAHDVRGTVYWQVLEPERADAVIDQADQLIRGGALAALRDEPEAFSADCRDLGSRLKQSMNGALRERGMMVTRVELEFA, encoded by the coding sequence ATGAATGCCCTGATTACTCTCGTTGTCCTGGCGCTGATCGCGACGTTCGTTACCGCGATCAAGCGTGTGCCGGCCGACCAGGTGCATAGCCTCTATCGCCGAGGCAAGCCGTATCGCCTGCTGCAGCCGGGCACCCACATGGCCCTCCCGCTGATCGACCGCGTGGAGCACCGCATCAACCTCAGCGGCCAGGTGCTGCGCTTCGAGGAGCCGCTGCCCCATGCCCATGACGCCGATGCCCACGACGTGCGCGGCACCGTGTACTGGCAGGTGCTTGAGCCTGAGCGCGCCGACGCCGTGATCGACCAGGCCGATCAGCTGATCCGTGGTGGCGCGCTGGCGGCGCTGCGCGATGAGCCGGAAGCCTTCAGCGCCGACTGCCGCGACCTTGGCTCGCGCCTCAAGCAGAGCATGAATGGCGCACTGCGCGAGCGCGGCATGATGGTGACGCGCGTGGAACTGGAATTTGCCTGA
- a CDS encoding pirin family protein: MTERSIVRRIRGIDTSDGAGVKLKRVIGQPGLDMLDPFLLLDEFRSDQAGDYIAGFPEHPHRGFETVTYMLAGHMKHHDNHGNSGDLVPGSVQWMTAGRGILHSEMPEQEDGLMWGFQLWVNLPSKEKMIAPRYQDIGPERIPVARPAEGVEVNVIAGEFDGVTGPVAEIVTQPIYLDIAVQPGASVTIPLPEGHAGFAYVFDGKDADVAGEPLARSELAVLTRSGELRIAGRDTAARVLLVAGHPLNEPVTRYGPFVMNTPDEIHQAIADFRAGKF; the protein is encoded by the coding sequence ATGACTGAGCGCAGCATTGTCCGCCGCATCCGCGGAATCGACACGTCCGATGGTGCGGGCGTGAAGCTCAAGCGCGTCATTGGCCAGCCCGGCCTGGACATGCTCGATCCGTTTCTTCTGCTGGACGAGTTCCGGTCCGACCAGGCAGGCGATTACATCGCGGGTTTCCCCGAGCATCCGCATCGCGGTTTCGAGACCGTGACCTACATGCTCGCGGGTCACATGAAGCACCACGACAACCACGGCAACAGCGGCGACCTGGTGCCGGGCAGCGTGCAGTGGATGACCGCCGGTCGCGGCATCTTGCATTCGGAAATGCCCGAGCAGGAAGACGGCCTGATGTGGGGCTTCCAGCTGTGGGTGAACCTGCCGTCCAAGGAAAAGATGATCGCGCCGCGCTATCAGGACATCGGTCCGGAGCGCATCCCGGTCGCACGTCCTGCCGAGGGCGTTGAAGTGAACGTGATCGCCGGTGAGTTCGACGGCGTGACCGGCCCGGTGGCGGAAATCGTCACCCAGCCGATCTACCTCGACATCGCCGTGCAGCCCGGTGCGTCGGTCACCATTCCGTTGCCCGAAGGCCATGCCGGCTTTGCCTATGTGTTCGACGGCAAGGACGCAGACGTGGCTGGCGAACCCTTGGCCCGCAGCGAGCTTGCGGTACTGACGCGCAGTGGTGAACTGCGCATTGCCGGTCGGGACACCGCGGCGCGCGTGCTGCTGGTGGCCGGTCATCCGCTCAATGAGCCGGTGACCCGCTACGGACCGTTCGTGATGAACACGCCGGACGAGATCCATCAGGCGATTGCCGACTTCCGCGCCGGCAAGTTTTGA
- a CDS encoding YecA family protein, which produces MNTPKTEWPSSLGDNELEELDQYLRGHVGEGDLLLDGVHGLLSALAVGPTQVLPEEWLPEVLHEPFSDETEGNRVLALLAKLNDSISAELDVDAYEPILGEVDTETGPVLSAAGWCEGFSRGIDLRAGLWEKRLADDPQLMEMLGPVMALAVDEGILSADAEFEKLSDDEYDECLTQVPGVLNAVNQYWNEHPVTEAEVEAAVRPDAEDEDHTQPPRQRSGHWVH; this is translated from the coding sequence ATGAATACACCGAAGACCGAATGGCCCAGTTCGCTAGGCGACAACGAACTTGAGGAACTGGACCAATACCTGCGAGGCCACGTCGGCGAAGGCGACCTTCTGCTCGACGGCGTGCACGGGCTGCTCTCCGCGCTGGCGGTAGGCCCCACGCAGGTGCTGCCCGAAGAATGGCTGCCCGAAGTGCTGCACGAACCCTTCAGCGACGAAACCGAGGGCAACCGCGTGCTGGCGCTGCTGGCCAAGCTCAATGACTCGATCAGTGCCGAGCTCGACGTGGACGCGTACGAACCGATCCTGGGCGAAGTGGATACGGAAACCGGCCCGGTACTTTCTGCCGCCGGCTGGTGCGAGGGTTTCAGCCGTGGCATCGACCTGCGCGCCGGCCTGTGGGAAAAGCGCCTCGCCGACGATCCGCAGCTGATGGAAATGCTGGGCCCGGTGATGGCGCTGGCGGTGGACGAAGGCATCCTCAGCGCCGACGCCGAGTTCGAGAAGCTCAGCGACGACGAATACGACGAGTGCCTGACGCAGGTACCCGGTGTGCTCAACGCGGTGAACCAGTACTGGAACGAGCATCCGGTAACGGAAGCCGAGGTCGAGGCCGCCGTGCGCCCTGACGCCGAGGACGAAGACCACACACAGCCGCCGCGCCAGCGCAGCGGGCACTGGGTGCATTGA
- the xth gene encoding exodeoxyribonuclease III: MKIASWNVNSLKVRMPHLTEWLADAKPDVVALQETKLEDTKFPVDELAAAGYRAVFSGQKTYNGVAMLARADLKGEFEDVVTDIPNLDDPQRRILAATIGGVRVVDLYVVNGKAIGDEKYAYKLDWLAKMREFLAREIERHPNLVVLGDFNIAPDDRDVYDPVAWGEDILCSPPEREALKRITDLGLHDSFRLFEPAGEHYSWWDYRQGAFRRNMGLRIDLILIGDALKASAKAAAIDRTPRTWERPSDHTPVTVDLDI, encoded by the coding sequence ATGAAAATCGCCTCATGGAACGTGAACTCGCTGAAAGTGCGCATGCCGCACCTCACCGAGTGGTTGGCCGACGCGAAGCCCGACGTGGTCGCCTTGCAGGAAACCAAGCTGGAGGACACCAAGTTCCCGGTGGATGAACTGGCCGCCGCAGGCTATCGCGCGGTGTTCTCTGGTCAGAAAACCTACAACGGCGTCGCCATGCTGGCCCGCGCTGACCTGAAGGGTGAGTTCGAGGACGTCGTCACCGACATTCCGAACCTGGACGATCCGCAGCGGCGCATCCTCGCCGCCACCATCGGTGGCGTTCGCGTGGTGGACCTCTACGTGGTCAACGGCAAGGCCATCGGTGACGAGAAGTACGCGTACAAGCTGGACTGGCTGGCCAAGATGCGCGAGTTCCTGGCCCGCGAAATCGAGCGTCACCCCAACCTGGTGGTGCTGGGCGATTTCAACATCGCGCCGGACGATCGTGACGTGTACGACCCGGTGGCCTGGGGCGAAGACATCCTGTGCTCGCCGCCGGAGCGCGAAGCCCTCAAGCGCATCACCGACCTGGGCCTGCACGACAGCTTCCGCCTGTTCGAACCGGCCGGTGAACACTACAGCTGGTGGGACTATCGTCAGGGTGCGTTCCGGCGCAACATGGGTTTGCGCATCGATCTGATCCTGATCGGCGATGCCCTCAAGGCGTCGGCCAAGGCGGCCGCGATCGACCGCACACCGCGCACCTGGGAGCGCCCCTCCGATCACACGCCGGTAACAGTGGATCTGGATATCTAA